A genomic region of Lachnoclostridium edouardi contains the following coding sequences:
- a CDS encoding DEAD/DEAH box helicase has translation MNTVLEKGNIIAKIRKGEDLEQIIDYVKSEIYQNGPNNSLVLEIVSYFKLFQPEFFKKDEQEIIATMGLFFKQPKIESLTGSIFEMYHQQLKDEFGNDYTPMQADILKKIRNLQYFSFSAPTSTGKSFVFRHLISECSNDVVVIVPSRALINEYYDRLNNLVDRKTVNVLTFVDRINTKHIHRNIFILTPERAKELFKNKDWLKIDLILFDEAQLSDEHSVRGLYFDSIVRRALKYFFDAKFVFAHPFVENPEAQLQKNGIETIDTTATYSNYELKNVGQIFYTHDTTNQKFYHFGSDPATLGKRKLEANFDPIESALKKGGSVLIYVPKSHIYSKQIYGKFHKYISMCQPINDTTAIKMIDELKEYIGASTTDKSFYNSDMLEKLRCGIVVHHGSMPLTARLILEHFTQQGFCKICFATSTLEQGINMPFDVVYLDRFEESKTLSVKNLIGRAGRSTNKPVFDFGSVILRPNAMSRFRKVYRKKNTLSSKSRLDTTDDKIDEKYEEYKEAIKTGEFSDEYNLTNKDLEKLKSDSVTTVVPTLLDMMFTDAGFVLPNAVAKEVYEDFQCLYKQYLGRELTAAEKFVFDSAIKIMIWKVHGKTFSKICQERYAYVSNVTQRRLLLQAGQQDRADSLTVRYIAGYSDIPDKELRTFPLFPAATKGKDVDYDRIVYDTYDFLDKLIGFKLSDLFYAIFHQYYLAYQDDRAERLAKYIKYGTEDSTEIWMLRYGFSFEEIEWLKPCVKSIDQTEIKFNEKIENLSDAQKSSISKFIF, from the coding sequence ATGAATACTGTTTTAGAAAAGGGCAATATCATTGCCAAAATTCGAAAAGGGGAAGATTTGGAGCAGATTATAGACTATGTCAAATCTGAGATTTATCAAAATGGACCCAATAACTCGCTGGTTTTAGAAATAGTATCATATTTCAAACTGTTCCAACCAGAATTTTTCAAAAAGGACGAGCAAGAAATCATTGCCACGATGGGGCTGTTTTTTAAACAGCCCAAAATCGAAAGTCTTACAGGCTCAATCTTTGAGATGTATCACCAGCAACTCAAGGATGAATTTGGCAATGACTATACGCCAATGCAAGCAGATATTCTCAAGAAGATACGAAATTTGCAGTATTTCAGCTTTTCGGCACCAACAAGTACGGGGAAATCATTTGTATTTCGACATCTTATTTCTGAATGTTCCAATGATGTGGTTGTCATCGTCCCCTCAAGAGCACTTATTAACGAGTACTACGACCGATTGAACAATCTTGTGGATCGAAAAACTGTAAATGTCCTGACTTTTGTTGATAGGATTAATACAAAACACATTCACAGAAACATTTTCATACTGACACCTGAGCGTGCAAAAGAGCTGTTCAAAAATAAAGATTGGCTAAAAATTGATTTGATTCTGTTTGATGAAGCTCAACTCAGCGATGAGCACTCGGTGCGAGGTCTCTATTTTGATAGTATTGTGAGGCGAGCACTAAAGTATTTTTTTGATGCAAAATTTGTTTTTGCACATCCATTTGTTGAAAATCCTGAAGCACAATTGCAGAAGAACGGCATTGAAACCATTGATACAACGGCAACATACAGCAATTATGAATTAAAAAATGTAGGACAGATTTTCTATACCCATGACACCACGAACCAAAAATTCTATCATTTCGGGAGTGATCCTGCAACATTGGGAAAACGAAAACTCGAAGCAAACTTTGATCCCATAGAATCAGCACTAAAAAAGGGTGGTAGTGTACTGATCTATGTACCAAAGTCACACATTTATAGTAAGCAGATATATGGGAAATTTCATAAGTATATTTCTATGTGCCAACCAATTAATGATACTACTGCAATAAAAATGATAGATGAGCTAAAGGAGTATATTGGTGCTTCAACAACTGATAAGTCGTTTTATAACTCTGATATGCTGGAAAAATTGAGATGTGGTATTGTTGTTCATCACGGTTCAATGCCATTGACAGCCCGTTTGATATTAGAGCATTTTACACAGCAGGGCTTCTGTAAAATCTGTTTTGCTACTTCTACACTGGAACAGGGAATCAATATGCCATTCGATGTGGTTTATCTTGACCGCTTTGAGGAAAGTAAGACACTGTCTGTTAAAAATCTGATTGGTAGAGCCGGTCGCTCTACCAACAAACCTGTATTTGATTTTGGTAGCGTCATTTTACGACCAAATGCAATGAGTAGATTCCGAAAAGTGTACCGCAAGAAAAATACTCTTTCGTCAAAATCTCGATTAGATACAACCGACGATAAAATTGATGAGAAATATGAGGAGTACAAAGAAGCAATCAAAACAGGAGAATTTTCTGACGAGTATAATCTTACAAATAAAGATCTTGAGAAATTAAAGTCAGATAGCGTTACTACGGTAGTCCCTACATTGTTAGATATGATGTTTACTGATGCAGGGTTTGTGTTGCCTAATGCAGTAGCAAAAGAGGTGTATGAGGACTTTCAGTGCTTATACAAGCAGTACTTAGGTCGAGAACTAACCGCAGCAGAAAAATTCGTTTTTGATTCCGCCATTAAAATAATGATCTGGAAAGTGCACGGCAAAACATTTAGTAAGATTTGTCAAGAGAGATATGCTTATGTTTCCAATGTTACCCAACGGCGATTATTGTTACAAGCAGGTCAACAAGATCGTGCTGATAGCCTGACAGTTCGATATATTGCAGGTTATAGTGATATTCCTGATAAAGAATTGCGTACTTTTCCCTTATTCCCTGCTGCAACAAAGGGTAAAGATGTCGATTACGACCGTATTGTTTATGATACATATGATTTTCTTGATAAACTTATAGGGTTTAAGCTGAGCGATTTGTTCTATGCGATTTTCCATCAGTATTATCTTGCATATCAAGACGATCGTGCTGAAAGATTAGCAAAGTATATCAAATATGGAACGGAAGATTCAACTGAAATATGGATGTTACGATATGGATTTTCTTTCGAAGAAATCGAATGGTTGAAGCCTTGTGTTAAAAGCATTGATCAAACGGAAATTAAATTTAACGAAAAAATTGAAAATCTCAGCGATGCTCAGAAAAGTAGTATTTCAAAATTTATTTTTTAA
- a CDS encoding TnpV protein — MKQHYIDEKTGISYSLQGDYYLPDLALPAEKGQPIGIWGQRHLRYLKEYRRITYLNLLTSGRLNTYLSDIDKQAKEMFSRLIEQMAEREGVTEQLKANNQMEWIARMNNIQSRATEIVNHDIIYN; from the coding sequence ATGAAACAGCATTACATTGATGAAAAAACAGGTATCAGTTATAGCTTGCAAGGCGATTATTATTTGCCCGACCTTGCCTTACCCGCCGAAAAAGGACAGCCTATAGGGATATGGGGACAGAGGCATTTGCGGTATCTGAAAGAGTATCGCAGGATTACATATCTTAACCTGCTCACAAGCGGCAGGCTGAACACCTACCTTTCCGACATTGATAAACAAGCGAAGGAAATGTTTTCCCGGTTGATAGAGCAGATGGCAGAGCGAGAGGGTGTGACCGAGCAGCTAAAAGCGAATAATCAAATGGAGTGGATTGCACGAATGAATAACATCCAAAGCAGAGCAACAGAAATCGTGAATCACGATATAATTTACAACTAA
- a CDS encoding leucine-rich repeat protein — protein sequence MEEFQGTQCLYQIEKGYIKITACRSFDNIAVIPAEIAGLPVAEIGPYAFSSERRELPQGTWTALDRVGGEGQEPPLLEGLRLKEVRLPATVRKIGPYAFYNCENWERFYFYSSTNDIGAGAFTGCKGVNYMNVTVLPEVRSGLKDILFEMRQEISVDYYMERDGETSYAKLIFPEFFEEAVENTPARIISNCTHGSGHCYRYCFEGRELKFREYDSQFYNMTVVEREELCTDMAVNRLRYPYSLAGEHREKYKDYLNKHRVTGARLALKRQDLDQLRWLLKETDYSQEELGQAIDEASKLRNQEGLSFLMDYRHSHFKPARKKFTL from the coding sequence ATGGAAGAGTTTCAGGGCACACAGTGTCTGTACCAAATAGAAAAGGGATATATAAAGATTACAGCCTGCCGCAGCTTTGACAATATTGCAGTAATTCCGGCTGAGATAGCCGGCCTGCCTGTTGCAGAAATAGGTCCTTACGCGTTTTCCTCAGAAAGGAGAGAGCTTCCCCAGGGGACTTGGACTGCTTTAGACAGGGTAGGGGGAGAGGGACAAGAGCCTCCCCTGTTAGAGGGACTTAGATTAAAAGAGGTGCGCCTGCCGGCTACTGTGAGAAAAATTGGGCCTTATGCTTTTTATAACTGTGAAAATTGGGAAAGATTTTACTTTTACAGCAGCACAAATGATATTGGAGCAGGGGCATTTACTGGATGTAAGGGTGTAAACTATATGAATGTAACAGTTCTTCCAGAGGTCCGCTCAGGCTTAAAGGATATTTTATTTGAGATGCGCCAGGAGATTTCTGTGGATTATTATATGGAAAGGGATGGGGAGACTAGCTATGCAAAGCTGATCTTTCCGGAATTTTTTGAGGAAGCTGTGGAAAATACGCCTGCCCGGATTATATCAAACTGCACTCATGGGTCAGGCCACTGCTATAGATATTGTTTTGAGGGCAGAGAGTTAAAATTCAGGGAATATGATTCACAGTTTTATAATATGACCGTGGTGGAACGGGAAGAGCTTTGTACAGATATGGCTGTAAACAGACTGAGATATCCCTACAGTCTGGCCGGGGAGCACAGGGAAAAATATAAAGATTATTTAAATAAACACAGGGTAACAGGAGCCAGGCTGGCTTTAAAAAGACAGGATTTGGACCAGCTAAGGTGGCTGTTAAAGGAAACGGACTATTCTCAGGAGGAGCTGGGACAAGCCATAGATGAGGCCTCTAAATTGAGAAATCAGGAAGGCCTTAGTTTCCTTATGGATTACCGGCATTCACATTTTAAGCCGGCGCGGAAAAAGTTTACATTGTAA
- a CDS encoding vWA domain-containing protein has translation MIDPTRQRQLEELNLVNVCTEILSNSRNELYINMRFLDVSLSSLDFVADPGCNGVGTDGFVLYYHPQYLCDLYQKGRIYVNRSYLHLVLHCLFCHMDTIGKRAKEYWNLACDIAMESIIDSMYLKCIRVSPSAYRRELYLRLKREMKVLTAEGIYKALQKMELNEQQYMRMAAEFCIDDHKYWYDKDSNKRSQPRKNKWDKNRQKMQTEMETFANQASDDSGDLLEQVKVENRERYDYKKFLRKFAVLKEEMQVDADSFDYVFYTYGLELYGNMPLIEPQETKEMYRVEDFVIVIDTSMSCSGELVKRFLEETYAVLCESESYFRKINIHIIQCDDKIQNDTIITSQEEMDQYMKDFTIMGHGGTDFRPAFEYVNSLVLQQRFHKLRGLIYFTDGEGIYPVKMPPYETAFVFIKDNYTDLSVPSWAMKLILEPGDLAAQPEEELEDDWGGQIIWTEGGEREM, from the coding sequence ATGATAGATCCTACCAGACAAAGGCAGCTGGAAGAGTTGAATCTGGTAAATGTATGTACAGAAATATTAAGTAATTCCAGAAACGAATTGTATATTAATATGAGATTTCTGGATGTATCTTTAAGCAGCCTGGATTTTGTGGCAGATCCAGGCTGCAACGGTGTGGGCACAGATGGATTTGTGCTGTATTATCATCCTCAGTATCTTTGCGATTTGTATCAAAAAGGCAGAATCTATGTCAATCGTTCCTATCTTCATCTGGTGCTTCACTGCTTATTCTGCCACATGGATACAATAGGAAAACGGGCAAAAGAATACTGGAATCTGGCCTGCGATATTGCCATGGAATCTATTATAGACAGTATGTATTTAAAATGCATCAGAGTGTCCCCGTCTGCATACAGAAGAGAGCTTTATCTTAGACTGAAAAGGGAGATGAAGGTGCTGACGGCAGAAGGAATTTATAAGGCTCTTCAGAAAATGGAATTAAATGAACAGCAGTATATGCGCATGGCTGCCGAGTTCTGCATAGATGACCACAAATACTGGTATGATAAAGATTCCAATAAAAGGTCTCAGCCCAGGAAAAATAAATGGGATAAAAACAGGCAGAAGATGCAGACGGAGATGGAAACCTTTGCCAACCAGGCTTCTGATGACAGCGGAGACCTTTTAGAGCAGGTAAAGGTAGAAAATAGAGAACGGTACGACTATAAAAAGTTTTTGAGAAAGTTTGCAGTTCTAAAGGAAGAGATGCAGGTAGATGCAGACTCCTTTGACTATGTATTTTATACTTACGGTCTGGAGCTTTATGGGAATATGCCTTTAATTGAGCCTCAGGAGACAAAGGAAATGTACAGAGTAGAGGATTTTGTCATTGTAATTGACACCTCCATGTCCTGTTCCGGGGAGCTGGTAAAGCGTTTTCTGGAGGAAACTTATGCTGTGCTTTGCGAGTCGGAAAGCTATTTCAGGAAAATTAATATCCATATTATTCAGTGCGATGACAAGATACAAAACGATACAATTATCACCAGTCAGGAAGAAATGGACCAATATATGAAGGACTTTACTATTATGGGCCACGGGGGGACAGATTTCAGGCCGGCTTTTGAATATGTAAACAGTTTAGTGCTGCAGCAAAGGTTCCACAAGCTGAGAGGGCTGATTTACTTTACAGACGGGGAGGGAATATACCCTGTTAAAATGCCTCCTTATGAAACAGCCTTTGTGTTTATAAAAGATAATTATACGGATTTGTCTGTCCCTTCATGGGCTATGAAGCTGATTTTAGAGCCTGGGGATCTGGCGGCTCAGCCTGAGGAGGAGCTGGAGGATGACTGGGGAGGCCAGATTATCTGGACAGAAGGCGGAGAACGTGAAATGTAA